The proteins below come from a single bacterium genomic window:
- a CDS encoding YbaK/EbsC family protein has product MKEICGPLRELFEREQVDYTLVPHHADHTAYQTAWDTHTPSHSFAKSVFVRTEKGLVLVVLPADDRVSETKLRLALGAEYVEIASETEIAEVCPECEVGAAPPFGNLWGLEVFVNTALAESETITFNAGTHRTAVRMGYADWAGLTTPRVIPLGRHD; this is encoded by the coding sequence ATGAAAGAGATCTGCGGACCGCTGCGAGAACTGTTCGAGCGCGAGCAAGTCGATTACACACTTGTCCCGCACCATGCCGACCACACCGCGTATCAGACGGCGTGGGATACCCATACGCCTTCGCATAGCTTTGCGAAGTCTGTGTTCGTCCGTACGGAAAAGGGTCTCGTGCTAGTGGTCCTGCCAGCCGACGACCGGGTCTCCGAGACGAAACTCCGGCTCGCACTCGGTGCGGAATACGTCGAGATTGCGAGTGAGACGGAGATTGCAGAGGTATGCCCGGAATGCGAGGTCGGAGCAGCTCCCCCGTTCGGGAACCTCTGGGGACTCGAGGTTTTCGTCAACACCGCACTCGCCGAGTCGGAGACCATTACCTTCAATGCTGGAACGCACCGCACGGCAGTGCGTATGGGCTACGCGGACTGGGCCGGTTTGACGACCCCACGCGTGATTCCGCTCGGAAGGCATGACTGA